The sequence GTCGCTGGCCTGGGCCATTACCGAGCACCTGTCCGCGCCGGACGGCCCGCGACCGCGCGCGATCTTCGCCACCCACTACCACGAACTGACCGACCTCGAGCGCGACCTGCCCGGCCTGGTGAACTTCCGGCTCGATGTGAAGGAATGGGAGGGGCGCATCGTCTTCATGCACGCGGTGGTCCCGGGCCGCTCGGACAAGAGCTACGGCATCCACGTGGCGAGGCTGGCCGGCCTGCCGGAGGGCGTGCTGCGGCGCGCCCAGGACCTGCTGGCGACCCTCACGGCCGGCGACGAACGGGACCACGACGCCCGCCGGCCCGGCGGGGCCTCGCTGGCCGCCGACGGCCCGGGCGGCCCCGGCGGGCCCTCCGGCCGCCAGGGGCGGGGGGCCGCCATCCAGGCGACCCTGTTCCACGAGCCGGAACGCGACGCCCTGAAGGCCCTCCGGGACCTGGACCTGGAGCGAATCAGTCCGGTTGACGCTTTCATGTGGTTGGCCCGCTTGAAGAACAGCCTCGCCGACCTGTAATTTTTTTCAACCCGCGCGCCCGTCTGCCGAATATCCACCTGAGTCGACAGCCACGCGTGACGGAGGGCTTGCCTCCTTCGCGCCCGGAACCGCCTGCCGGCGGGCGCCCGCGCCTGCCTCGAGAGGTGCCTTGGCCGAGATCATCAAATGGCCGGTCGTCCTGGTCACGCCGGGGGAGGATGAACTGCCCCTGCTGGCGGAGCTGTCCGCGCGTCGCGATGCGCGGATCGTCGCCGTGCTCGATCCGGTCGGCACGTCCATCGGCGCGGGCCTGGCCGAGATCATGGGGCTGCCCGTGATCGCCACGCTGGCCGAGCTGCCGCCGGGCGGCGCGCGCTGGCTGGTGCACCCGCCGCTGAACGACCTCGTGGCCTCTCTGGTCGACGAAGCAGCCGCGCTGGGGCTGGAGCCGGTGCTGGCCCGCGATTTCGCCGACCAGGTCTCGGGCCCGCGGCTGGCAGCAGCGCCGCTCGAGGCGACCGAGACGGACTTCGAAGAGGCGCTCTCCGGCCTGACGCGTGCTGCGGCCCGCACGGGCCAGGCGGCCGACCTGGAATTCCTCGAGCTGGAGACGGCGGCCATCCACCGCACGCTCAGCCGCATCGAGGAGGCGCTCGACCGCGAGGCCCTGCTGCGCTGGCTGCTCGGCCTGGCCACGCGCGCCACCGGCGCCACCAGCGGCTCGATCATGCTGCTCGACCACGAGGCCGACGAACTGTACGTGGCGTTCGCCTACGGGCTGAGCCAGAGCACGATGCACCGCACGCGCGTGCGCCTGGGCGAGGCCGTGGCTGGCCGCGTCGCCCGTACGCGCCAGGCCGAGCTGGTCTGCGGTCCGATCCACCCCGGGGCCGATCGCGACCGCGCCGACCTGCAGTCGGCCGTGTGCGCCCCGATCCTCTGGGACGGCAGCGTGCTCGGCGTCATCAACGTCTGCACGGCCGAGGGCGAACCTTCGCTCGACCGCGACGCCGTCACCACGCTCGAGAGCCTGACGCACCGCTTCGGGCTCATCCTCGACCGCTTCCTGCACATCCAGAGCACGGGCGACCGCCTGCTGCTGCGCGAGGTGGAGGAGCGCTTCACCCGCGACACCGGGCTGCCCGAGACGCTGGCCAGCACGCTGTGCGCCTGGGCGACGGACATCCGCGAAGTGGCGGGCGCCGACCAGGTGAGGCTCGACATCCTCACCTCGGACGGCGACCTGTTCTGCGCCACGCCCGAGGGCACGCAGTACGAGGCGCCGCCGGGCGACATCAAGGGCGAGGTGCTCAGCCGCGGCCGCCCGCGCGTGCTGCACGGCGGCGAGGCATTCGCGCTCCACGGCAACGACGGCCGCGAGACGACCGTGTTCCACCTGCCGGTGGGGCGCGATCCGCTGCGGGCGCTGCTCAGCCTGACGTTTTCGTCGGCCTCGCGTGCGCATCACTTCCACGGCGTGAGTTCCGAGATCCTGCTGCTGCTGAACCGCCACCTGACCGGGTTCCTCGATCGCGCCGCCACGGCCGACCAGCTCGACCGTCTGACCACGCTGGCCGCTGCGCTTTCCGAACTGGGCGCGGCGCCCGGCGGCGCGGCCACCGGCGAACGCGTGCTGGCCGCGGCCCGGCGCCTGACCGGCGCCGGCCAGGCCCTGCTGCTGACCGGCGAGGAGATGCTGGCCCCGGGCCCGGGCGAGACCGAGACGCCCGAACAGGAACTGCGGCGCGAGGCGGCGCGGCTGCTGAACGACGCCGGCCGCGGCGGCTGGCAGACCACGGTGCTGGAGGCGACGCTCGGCACCTCCGACCCGGCGCCGCGCTCGGTCCTGGCCGTGCCCCTTGGCGGCAGCGACGCCTTCCCCGGCCTGGTGCTGCTGGACAAGCGCCGGCTGCACCCGCTCGACGGCGCCTCGTTCACCGAGTTCGACGCCCTCTTCGCGCGTCGCCTGCTGCCGCTTCTGGCGGACCGCATGCGCCGCCGTCCCGAGTTCGACCCAGGTGACACCGAGGCGCTGGCCGACTGCCTCGAGCCGGTGATGCCCGACCTGGCGAGCACGGTCATCGCGGCGGCGGCCACGCGCGGCGCGCTGGCGGAGATCCTGCGCCGCGAAATGGATCGCTGCGACCGCTACCACACCATGCTCGGCCTCGCGGCGTTCCGGCCGAACGGCCCGGGCGTCACGCGCCATGCCGAGCCGGCCGAACTGGTCTCGGCCATCGAGCGCCACCTGCGCAGCAGCGACCACATCGCCTGCCTGGAGGACGGCACCGTGCTGGTCATCGTGCCGGAAGACATCCAGTCGCTGCCGCGCCTGATGAAGCGCGTCTGCGAGCTGATGCGGAACCTCGCCGGCCAGCCCGCGCTTGACGTGCGCAACGCCTCGCGGGTGTACCCC comes from bacterium and encodes:
- a CDS encoding GAF domain-containing protein is translated as MAEIIKWPVVLVTPGEDELPLLAELSARRDARIVAVLDPVGTSIGAGLAEIMGLPVIATLAELPPGGARWLVHPPLNDLVASLVDEAAALGLEPVLARDFADQVSGPRLAAAPLEATETDFEEALSGLTRAAARTGQAADLEFLELETAAIHRTLSRIEEALDREALLRWLLGLATRATGATSGSIMLLDHEADELYVAFAYGLSQSTMHRTRVRLGEAVAGRVARTRQAELVCGPIHPGADRDRADLQSAVCAPILWDGSVLGVINVCTAEGEPSLDRDAVTTLESLTHRFGLILDRFLHIQSTGDRLLLREVEERFTRDTGLPETLASTLCAWATDIREVAGADQVRLDILTSDGDLFCATPEGTQYEAPPGDIKGEVLSRGRPRVLHGGEAFALHGNDGRETTVFHLPVGRDPLRALLSLTFSSASRAHHFHGVSSEILLLLNRHLTGFLDRAATADQLDRLTTLAAALSELGAAPGGAATGERVLAAARRLTGAGQALLLTGEEMLAPGPGETETPEQELRREAARLLNDAGRGGWQTTVLEATLGTSDPAPRSVLAVPLGGSDAFPGLVLLDKRRLHPLDGASFTEFDALFARRLLPLLADRMRRRPEFDPGDTEALADCLEPVMPDLASTVIAAAATRGALAEILRREMDRCDRYHTMLGLAAFRPNGPGVTRHAEPAELVSAIERHLRSSDHIACLEDGTVLVIVPEDIQSLPRLMKRVCELMRNLAGQPALDVRNASRVYPGGGDTPEKLLQAVLAALA